A stretch of Patescibacteria group bacterium DNA encodes these proteins:
- a CDS encoding prepilin-type N-terminal cleavage/methylation domain-containing protein, with protein sequence MRRGFTFIEMMVVMTITVLILGIGYVNYRIKERKELVLLDARRLASILKQAQSLALSAQQMDSSLPRGYGVYLPNNNTYIFFATNNDYLYDSGEAIFNYSLSKNIFFNPFSSQHQVFALPLASLYVNNVACSTNQTITLQDSRTNEQKKVKINCLSGQIEVSD encoded by the coding sequence ATGAGAAGAGGCTTTACTTTTATCGAAATGATGGTGGTGATGACAATTACTGTTTTAATTTTAGGGATTGGTTATGTTAATTATCGGATTAAAGAAAGGAAAGAATTAGTTTTATTAGATGCTCGGCGTTTAGCCAGTATTTTAAAACAAGCCCAAAGTTTGGCTTTAAGTGCTCAACAAATGGACAGTAGTTTGCCCCGTGGTTATGGTGTTTATTTGCCCAATAACAACACCTATATTTTTTTTGCTACTAACAATGACTATTTATATGATAGTGGTGAAGCAATTTTTAATTACTCTCTTTCCAAAAATATTTTTTTCAATCCATTTTCTTCGCAACATCAAGTTTTCGCCTTGCCTTTAGCCAGTCTTTACGTCAATAACGTCGCTTGTTCAACCAATCAAACTATCACCCTTCAAGACAGTCGGACAAATGAACAAAAGAAAGTAAAAATTAATTGCCTTTCCGGACAAATTGAGGTGAGTGATTAA